In Fluviicola taffensis DSM 16823, the following are encoded in one genomic region:
- a CDS encoding FG-GAP-like repeat-containing protein → MKINFTFFLLLGIPVLSQAQNSCGMAVPVTAGTYAVTGVDGMATTLACASGGNTQTASEWYTYTPTANYSVTVTTDLPASGGTDTRFHVYTGACGAVTCFSGDDDSGSGLTSTATFNVTNGTTYIICFDNKWTSAGFSFMLTEAPIIVQPTPPVTFTANTFPSISGNYGLATTDMDGDFLDDIVTVSSSSVQILYQQISGAYITTNIPTPAATFEPSWSMAIGDLDKNGFNDMLYGDGNGVTFMKANSTGTGFTQVAGPEYVFCQRTNFVDINNDGNLDAFSCHDVDPNVYYLNDGSGNLVFHNSGLGDHPEGGNYGSIWMDYDNDGDQDLFIAKCRGGATTAKIDELHRNDSNNGNVVFTDVSVAAGMAQPSQSWSSAWNDFDNDGFMDALIGISSSADGGHLLMKNDGDGTFSDVTTGSGWDTNPSTSIEHVSFDFDNDGFTDVMGGDNKILFGNGDMTFYPMVYAFSSGAVGDMNNDGFLDVRNGNTIYMNNKNSNNWITINLQGIQSNSNGIGARVEIYGSWGKQIRDIRSGDGFKYMNTLNAHFGIGTATTIDSLFIKWPSGKVDQLTNPAINQSVTIVEGAHPLSLVEIDGKKISLFPNPTTDYLTIENFNLLDASTIEIYTQLGVRVLNTSKQNATIPLTGLASGRYFLVIQTKNGEKYSESFIKM, encoded by the coding sequence ATGAAAATTAACTTTACATTTTTTCTGTTACTGGGAATTCCTGTGCTTTCTCAGGCTCAAAACTCCTGCGGAATGGCTGTGCCGGTTACAGCAGGAACTTATGCAGTTACAGGAGTTGACGGAATGGCTACCACTCTTGCCTGCGCCTCAGGTGGTAACACACAAACTGCTTCTGAATGGTACACTTACACTCCAACAGCAAATTATTCAGTAACTGTGACAACAGACCTTCCTGCCAGTGGTGGGACCGATACACGTTTCCATGTATACACGGGAGCTTGTGGTGCTGTTACTTGTTTTTCGGGAGATGATGACAGTGGTTCTGGATTAACTTCAACAGCAACTTTCAACGTAACAAATGGAACAACCTATATCATTTGTTTTGATAACAAATGGACTTCAGCTGGATTCAGTTTTATGCTGACAGAAGCTCCAATTATAGTTCAACCCACTCCACCCGTAACTTTTACGGCAAACACATTTCCATCCATTAGTGGAAATTATGGATTGGCCACCACAGATATGGACGGAGACTTTTTGGATGACATTGTTACCGTATCGTCTTCCAGCGTTCAGATCCTCTACCAGCAAATCAGCGGGGCTTACATCACGACAAACATCCCTACTCCTGCGGCTACTTTCGAGCCGTCATGGAGTATGGCAATCGGAGATCTTGATAAGAATGGATTCAACGACATGCTTTACGGAGATGGAAATGGCGTAACATTCATGAAAGCAAATTCAACAGGAACTGGATTTACTCAGGTTGCAGGTCCTGAATATGTATTTTGTCAGCGTACCAACTTTGTAGATATCAATAACGATGGTAATCTGGATGCCTTCTCTTGTCATGATGTTGATCCGAATGTTTACTATTTGAATGACGGAAGTGGAAATTTGGTCTTCCATAATAGCGGATTAGGTGATCACCCGGAAGGAGGAAATTACGGTTCGATTTGGATGGATTACGACAATGATGGCGACCAGGATTTATTCATCGCGAAATGTCGTGGTGGAGCTACGACAGCTAAAATCGACGAATTACACAGAAACGACAGCAATAACGGAAATGTTGTTTTCACGGATGTTTCTGTAGCAGCAGGAATGGCACAACCGAGTCAATCGTGGTCTTCCGCATGGAATGATTTCGATAACGACGGATTTATGGATGCCCTGATTGGTATCAGTTCATCAGCTGACGGCGGACATCTTTTAATGAAAAACGATGGCGACGGAACTTTTAGTGATGTAACAACAGGTTCAGGATGGGATACAAATCCTAGTACAAGCATCGAACATGTTTCATTTGATTTCGACAACGACGGTTTCACAGACGTAATGGGTGGAGATAATAAGATCCTGTTCGGAAACGGAGACATGACTTTCTACCCAATGGTTTATGCATTTTCAAGTGGTGCTGTCGGAGATATGAACAACGATGGATTCCTGGATGTTCGAAATGGAAACACCATTTACATGAATAATAAAAACAGTAACAATTGGATTACAATTAACCTACAAGGGATTCAAAGTAATTCAAACGGAATTGGTGCGCGTGTAGAAATTTACGGTTCTTGGGGAAAACAAATTCGTGATATCAGAAGTGGTGATGGGTTCAAATATATGAACACATTAAATGCTCACTTTGGAATTGGAACAGCAACAACGATTGACTCTCTGTTTATTAAATGGCCATCTGGAAAAGTAGATCAACTTACAAACCCAGCAATCAATCAGTCAGTAACAATTGTAGAAGGTGCACATCCATTAAGTTTAGTAGAAATTGACGGCAAAAAAATAAGTTTATTTCCGAATCCAACAACAGATTATTTAACCATTGAAAACTTCAATTTATTAGATGCATCAACTATTGAGATTTATACCCAACTGGGAGTGCGCGTTTTAAATACATCGAAACAAAATGCAACCATTCCATTAACTGGTTTGGCTAGTGGTCGCTATTTCTTAGTGATTCAAACTAAAAATGGAGAAAAATATTCAGAATCATTTATAAAAATGTAA
- a CDS encoding ABC-F family ATP-binding cassette domain-containing protein — translation MISVDNVTVEFSGKVLFSDVSFVINDTDKIALMGKNGAGKSTLLKILAGVNKATKGGVSAPKDAIVAYLPQHLLTEDNCTVFEETSKAFASIFAMRDEIEALNQELTVRTDYDSDDYMRLIERVSELSEKFYSIEEINYDGEVEKVLKGMGFEREDFTRSTSEFSGGWRMRIELAKILLQKPDLILLDEPTNHMDIESIQWLEDFLVNSAKAVVVISHDRAFVDAITNRTIEVTMGRIYDYKAKYSHYLELRKDRRTQQQKQYEEQQKFIAETTEFIERFKGTYSKTLQVQSRVKMLEKLDIIEVDEVDNSALRLKFPPAPRSGSYPVVITDMSKKYDNHVVFKDVNVTIERGEKIAFVGRNGEGKSTLVKAIMKEIGFDGNLELGHNTQIGYFAQNQASLLDEESTIFETIDRIAEGDVRTKVKDILGAFMFGGETSAKKVKVLSGGEKTRLALIKLLLEPVNLLILDEPTNHLDMKTKDIIKDALKAFDGTLVLVSHDRDFLDGLVTKVYEFGNKQVKTHFDDINGFLATKKMENLKEIERKLN, via the coding sequence ATGATCTCAGTTGATAATGTAACAGTAGAATTTAGCGGAAAAGTATTGTTTAGCGATGTGTCTTTTGTAATTAATGATACAGACAAAATTGCCTTAATGGGTAAAAATGGTGCTGGAAAATCTACTTTATTGAAAATTCTTGCTGGAGTAAATAAAGCAACAAAAGGAGGGGTTTCCGCCCCAAAGGATGCAATCGTTGCTTATTTACCACAACATTTATTGACAGAAGACAACTGTACCGTATTTGAAGAAACGAGCAAAGCTTTTGCTAGCATTTTTGCAATGCGTGATGAAATTGAGGCACTGAATCAAGAGCTGACCGTTCGCACTGATTACGATTCAGACGATTACATGAGACTTATTGAACGTGTTTCTGAATTAAGCGAAAAATTTTACTCCATCGAAGAAATCAATTACGACGGTGAAGTAGAAAAAGTGTTGAAAGGAATGGGATTTGAACGAGAAGATTTCACTCGTTCAACGTCCGAATTCAGTGGTGGATGGAGAATGCGCATCGAATTGGCTAAAATTCTACTTCAAAAACCCGATTTGATTCTATTGGATGAACCAACGAATCACATGGATATTGAATCAATTCAGTGGCTGGAAGATTTCTTAGTGAATAGCGCCAAAGCAGTTGTCGTTATTTCACATGACCGCGCTTTTGTCGATGCAATTACCAATAGAACGATTGAAGTAACGATGGGTCGTATTTACGATTACAAAGCCAAGTATTCTCATTACCTCGAATTGCGCAAGGATCGAAGAACTCAGCAACAAAAACAATACGAAGAACAACAAAAATTTATTGCAGAAACAACCGAATTTATTGAACGATTTAAAGGAACGTATTCCAAAACACTGCAAGTTCAGTCGCGGGTGAAAATGCTTGAAAAATTGGATATTATTGAAGTAGACGAGGTGGATAATTCTGCACTTCGTTTGAAATTCCCTCCTGCACCACGTTCGGGTTCCTATCCCGTCGTTATAACGGATATGAGCAAGAAATATGACAATCATGTGGTTTTTAAAGATGTCAATGTAACCATAGAACGAGGAGAAAAAATTGCTTTTGTAGGACGAAACGGTGAAGGAAAATCTACGTTGGTGAAAGCAATTATGAAAGAAATTGGCTTTGATGGAAACTTGGAATTGGGTCACAACACACAAATTGGATATTTTGCCCAGAACCAAGCTTCTCTATTGGATGAAGAGTCCACTATTTTCGAAACGATTGACCGTATTGCCGAAGGAGATGTCCGTACGAAAGTAAAAGATATATTGGGTGCGTTTATGTTTGGAGGTGAGACTTCTGCCAAAAAAGTAAAAGTACTTTCAGGAGGAGAAAAAACACGTTTGGCATTGATTAAATTGTTACTAGAACCCGTCAATTTATTGATTCTCGATGAGCCGACGAATCATTTAGATATGAAAACCAAAGACATTATCAAAGATGCCTTGAAGGCTTTTGACGGAACATTGGTTTTGGTTTCGCATGACCGTGATTTTCTAGATGGATTGGTAACAAAAGTTTACGAGTTTGGGAATAAACAAGTGAAAACGCATTTCGATGATATCAATGGGTTCTTGGCGACGAAAAAAATGGAGAATTTGAAGGAAATTGAGCGGAAATTGAATTAA
- the recO gene encoding DNA repair protein RecO, with amino-acid sequence MKIQDKAIVLSRSPYSESSLIVNLFTLESGLQTFLFQGARKKKGLILFPLEIAEITYYKRNDSSLLKLTEMQALEPLHELVGNPLKSSIAFFISELLLICLRDNHQDKKLFHFLNEEIHWLNTSEELSNYLIWLLAQVSKLEGFQPEIQHENPKYFELQEGKFTNELPFLPAYLEEPWLHWLVDSLRLDKMNFLSVSIPKNERVLLIDAWLEYYKFHISGMRKMKSLEVIRTVFN; translated from the coding sequence ATGAAAATTCAAGATAAAGCAATCGTTTTATCCCGCTCGCCTTATTCAGAATCCAGTTTGATAGTGAATCTATTCACCTTAGAATCTGGACTTCAAACCTTTTTATTTCAAGGAGCGAGGAAGAAGAAAGGATTGATTTTATTTCCTTTAGAAATTGCTGAAATTACCTACTACAAACGCAATGATAGTAGTTTGCTGAAATTAACCGAAATGCAAGCTCTGGAACCGTTGCATGAATTGGTCGGAAACCCCTTGAAATCGAGTATTGCTTTTTTCATTTCCGAGTTATTGCTGATTTGTTTGAGAGACAATCACCAAGATAAAAAACTCTTTCATTTTTTGAATGAAGAAATCCATTGGTTAAACACCAGTGAAGAGCTTAGCAATTACCTGATTTGGTTGTTAGCACAGGTTTCGAAATTAGAAGGGTTTCAGCCAGAAATTCAACACGAAAATCCGAAATATTTTGAACTGCAAGAAGGGAAATTTACCAACGAATTGCCTTTTTTACCAGCTTATTTAGAAGAACCTTGGTTGCACTGGTTGGTGGATAGTTTGCGACTAGATAAAATGAATTTTTTATCCGTCTCTATCCCCAAAAATGAGCGTGTACTTTTAATTGATGCTTGGTTGGAATACTACAAGTTTCATATAAGTGGCATGCGAAAAATGAAATCGTTGGAAGTGATTCGAACAGTTTTTAATTAA